The candidate division KSB1 bacterium DNA window GACAAATTTGATAACAAGTTAACTTTGTTCCATGTCATTGCGCTTTTTCAAGACGATCCGAATAACCCGCGGCGCCATTTTCCCGACCTGCAAGCCTTGTATACTATAATGGACCAAAATGCTGTCGGCCGATATGGATCAATTTGATTTGCATTTCGACAAGTTACGGGTTAATAAAGTCACTGTACGCGGCATTTCTCCCGCCGAAGAAATCGTAAATTATGCGGACTCAAATGAAGCTGCTCTTATCGTCATGGGAACACATGGACGGTCTGCTCTTGGCCATTTCCTAATTGGGAGTGTAGCGGAAAAAGTGGTACGTCATGCGAAATGTCCCGTGTTGACCATTTCTCATCAAGAAAAGGAAATGTATGAACTGCCAGCCATTAAAAGCATCCTTGTGCCGATTGATTTTTTCAGACCATTCAGAGCAGGCGCTCAAATATGCGACAAGCCTTGCGGGGGTGTTCGGTGCATCTTTAGAATTCTTGCATGTCATTGACCAGCGTGTCCATCCGGCTTATTATGTGATGGGCGAGCAGTCCATCTTTAGCATCTATCCAAATTTGTTAGAAAAATCGATGACTTTTCTCAAAGAATTTGTTAAGGATGACATTTCTCAGAATGTAAACACTGAATTTTTCGTAAGGGAGGGAAATCCCCATTCAGAGATTGTCAATTTTGCCAAAAATCAGGGCGTGGATCTGATCGCGATGGCGACGCACGGACTCAGCGGACTGGAAAAATTGCTCATTGGCTCGACAACAGAAAAAGTTGTACGAAAGTCAGATGTTCCTGTATTGACGGTTACATAAATTAATAAAGGCTTTCCAGGTTTTCAAAACTGGAAAGTTTAACTTAGGAGAACTATCATGAAAAATCTGATAGCCAAAGACATCATGAACCCAAGTGTCATATCTGTTGAGGAGGATTTGTCGGTGCATGAGCTTGCAAATTTTTTTACTGAAAAAATGATCTCGGGTGCCCCTGTGGTGAATAAAGATGGTAAATTAGTCGGTGTAGTTTCTCTTTCGGATATTGTCAGAAATGACGAACGTCGCACGGCAATCGTGAATGATAAACGGGAGTCAGATTACTATTTAAGCGGCTGGGAGGATAACTTGAATAGCGATGAAATTCAAGAGCTTCATCTTGAAGAGGATGACTCACTAACGGTGCGAAATATCATGACCCCACTCATATTCAAGGTCAAAGAAACCGAACTTATTTC harbors:
- a CDS encoding universal stress protein, which produces MLSADMDQFDLHFDKLRVNKVTVRGISPAEEIVNYADSNEAALIVMGTHGRSALGHFLIGSVAEKVVRHAKCPVLTISHQEKEMYELPAIKSILVPIDFFRPFRAGAQICDKPCGGVRCIFRILACH
- a CDS encoding CBS domain-containing protein, with product MKNLIAKDIMNPSVISVEEDLSVHELANFFTEKMISGAPVVNKDGKLVGVVSLSDIVRNDERRTAIVNDKRESDYYLSGWEDNLNSDEIQELHLEEDDSLTVRNIMTPLIFKVKETELISAMSDIMIGGRIHRLLVTRDEKVVGIITTLDMLKAIRDHAN
- a CDS encoding universal stress protein, yielding MIFSDHSEQALKYATSLAGVFGASLEFLHVIDQRVHPAYYVMGEQSIFSIYPNLLEKSMTFLKEFVKDDISQNVNTEFFVREGNPHSEIVNFAKNQGVDLIAMATHGLSGLEKLLIGSTTEKVVRKSDVPVLTVT